The Methanosarcina barkeri MS DNA window AAACTGATTACTAACGCTGTAACGATGATTTATACAATTCCATAGCCTATATACAAGTCCCGCCCTTTCAGAACCTTACTTTCTTGCAGACTTGCAGTAGAGAGTGCCAGCCAGCTTCTGCTTTCCGGTTTGAAACCAGAAAAGTAGTTTTCTTGCTTTTCTTTTCTAAGAGAATTTTCATCGGGCACCAGCTCATCAGCTTTCTGAATTATTTCACAAAAATCATTTAATGTCCTTACAAATGCCTTTCAATAGATGATTTAATCTCTGCAGCCGAGTTTTCATCCGTGATCAATGAATAGTAAGAATCCCATTCGTACCATTTTTTGTGTTTGGTCTTGATATATAGCTGCATATTCAAATTCTCTAATTGGGTTTTTTGCTTTCTCGCTGCAAATAGAATGAGGGGAAGCAGTGAGACCAATAGCAGAGGTATTTTCCATTCCCCTTTTACTACAGCCATATAGACCACAAATCCGCAGAAAGCAATTTCTCCAATTCTCAGGAGAAGGGACATTTCCTTTGAACGCTTTTCAAGCCTGTATGATGTTATTCTTTCAATTTCTTCATAAGGAATGTCAAGCTTCTTTAATCTAAAGGCCTGGAGGTGTATTCCTGATCCATCTACCAGAACTGCCGCCTCGAAGGTTTTGAGAACTAATAAGTAACAAGGAATGTTAAGCAAGAGGAGACCGACCAAGAAGAGAGAAATATCTTCTACATGAGTCATAAGCAAGTTGAAGCATATTACAAAAAGCAAAATAAATAGAAATGTATTTGCAGAGAAGATCACGTTTGTGGTTTGGAATTCCAAGATGTTTACTGTTTTCCCAGGAATTGTGGCTGTGTTCGCAAAGTCGTAGAATCGTTTTGTCTGCTGTGTTGTTTTCTTGCAGGCTGGGCACCAGCCCATCAACTTCCGGACAGTTTCAGAAAAAGCCATTTTGTAAACTCTCACAGATGCCTTTCAATAGATGATTTTATCTCTGTAGCCGAGGCTTCATCCGTGATCATGGAATTGTAAGAGGCCCAGGTCCACTTATGCCACTTTTTGTGTCTGGTTTTTATATGAAGCCGTGTATTTCCATTCCAAAATCGGGTTTTTTGCTTCCATTCCGTGATAAATACAAAGGGAAACAGGGAAACGAATAGTAGAAATATATTCCATTCTCCTTTTACTACAGCCATGTAGCTCAAGAATCCGCAAGTGGCAAATCCTAAAATAATCAGAGGAATGTATATTTTCTTTGATTTTTTATTAATCCTGGTAACTGTTACACTTTTTATATTATTATAAAGTATTAGCTTTTTAAATATGAAAGCCTGCAAGTGGACCCCCACTTCGTCTACCAGAACTGCCGAGTCGTAGGTCTTGAGAGCTAACAAATAACAAGAACAGCTGAGCAGGAAAAGAACTGCCAGAAAGAGGGGCATGCCCCACAGATATTTCAGTAATAGGAGCAGGTTGAAACTTGTCATAAGAAATATCATTATTAGAGATATGTTTGCAGGAAAAACTACATTTGAAGTTCGGGGTTCCGGGAGATTTCCTGTTTTTCTGGAAGCTGGTATCAAATTTTCAGAGATAAATGGGGATTCTATTTTCGGTACCATATTCTTGCAAACCGGGCACCATCCCATCAGCTTATTTATATATCTGGACTCCCGGCTCATAGTTCTTCCCCCTTTTCTCCAAGGACATACAACTTTTGCTGTCCCTTTTTTCTTTTCATATACATTTTCATATGGTTTTTCCTCTCCCAGTAAATTAGCTGGAAATAGAAGCTCCACATAAGAACAAGAGTTCCTGATACGAAAGAGTCCAGTGCCTGATCATTAAGAAGATGAGCTGCATGAGACGAGATATAGGGCAAGAAAGCCATGAGCAAAGTGAAACCCAAAAATAGGAATAAGAGCACACAGGCAAATGTTTTTCTAAAGGAAGGAGAAATGACAGGATTTCTTTTCACGGCATCGTATTGATGCATCTGTTTTTTCCAGCCGAGCAAATAGATCGGTAAAGAAAGTGAAAGGCCAAGAAGGAAAGTCTCTGTATTTATACCTTTTAGAAATAGGTTTGTATAAACAGGAGTAAAGAAAATCGGTAGCAGTAGGAGTTGGGTATCAAGCCTGGAATGCTGGCTTGGAACTGTCGGACTTGCTTTTTTCCTTCCTGATAGATCGTTTACTTCAAAATTAGCAGAACTAATTCGGGTTTCAGCTTCAAGTGCTTTTGCATTAGGGCACCAACCCATCAGCTTTTTGATCTGATCAAAAACAAAAGTCTTATTGGACATTTATTTACTCTCCCGAATTATGTATGACTTTTTCCACTTTCCATAACTTTTGTCGAAATAAATTGTTTTGTGGTTCATTTTCTGCCAATATATTAGCTGGAAATAGCTAAGCCACATTACGACTAGGAAACCACTCATAAATGAAATTATTACTTGCATAGAATGGTTCCTTTCCACATCTCCAGAAAAAATCCAATAAAAAAGAAATGCATAAAAAATTAGATTCATTATTTGAGATACTTTTTTCATGAAGGAGTTATCACAAATGTGTTTCTGTGCGAGAGTGTCGTATCTGCGCATCTGCTTCTTCCAGTCAAAGACAATAACTGCTACAGAAATGAAAAATCCTGCAAGTAAAAAGGCTAGATTTAGACCCAGGTGATTAATCGCCAGGAGATATGCAAGTGTAAATAAAATGTTAATCAGGATAGTGTAAGCACTCGTTTTCCGAAGCCATCCGGGATTTTTTTGATCCACATTATCTCCTTTTTCTCTATCCGGGATACCAGATTCAAAAATTTCAAAGTTAATGTGCTGTCTGGTTTCAGATGTTCTGGCATTAGGACACCAGCCCATCAGTTTCCTTATACTTTTTGTGAATACATTCATTGTCATCTTTCCCTCCACTTTACTTGGATTTAATCAGGCCTGTTCCACCAATTCTTTCAATTTTCCAAATAATTCATCTGCTATCTTTGTTGGGTCTTCTGAACTCTTGAGTTTGAGCTGCATCTCTTCTGCAAAGTCCCAAAGGAGTTCAATACATTCCCTGTACCTCTCACAAGACCCACATTCACCTTCGTGTTCATACCAGACTTGCATTCCGTGTTTTGCCGAAACAAAGATTATTGCATTGGCTTTGAAAGGTATCGATTTCCCGAAGAGTATCCCTTTCTTTGAGTCAAGTTTTTCAACTTCGATCCTGTTTGCACTGGCCATTTCAAGCAGGGTTTCCTCAATGCGTTTATCCATACTGAGAAGGGCTCGCGAGACTGCCTGCCTGGAGACCCCAAAACGCTTTGCGATATTGATATTCGGGAGCCCGTTTCGGCGCAGAACCCAGAATTCAAACTGTTTTTCACCTGCCGGTATGAACATATGTAAACATCTGAACGTTGACTATATATAACTTTCTTTCTCAGTAACTTTTTTGAGTATCTTTAATGAAAATTTTTGCCAGATGGGGAAATCCTGAAGTTTTGTTAAGAATAGTTTGAAGATCTGGCCATAAGACATATATGGGATAATGTTAAAATTTAGTTACAAATATAACTATATATTGAATAGTATAAAAGTCAAATTAGATTATAGGGTCATATAAATTAGAAGCTGAGGATTTATGGAGGTATTGATATGCTAAAGAGAATTGTTCATAAAAAAATTTAGAAATCCTGCTTCTTTCGGAAGATTCCCGAAAACTGGCGCAGACTCTCTCCAAT harbors:
- a CDS encoding DUF1673 domain-containing protein → MTMNVFTKSIRKLMGWCPNARTSETRQHINFEIFESGIPDREKGDNVDQKNPGWLRKTSAYTILINILFTLAYLLAINHLGLNLAFLLAGFFISVAVIVFDWKKQMRRYDTLAQKHICDNSFMKKVSQIMNLIFYAFLFYWIFSGDVERNHSMQVIISFMSGFLVVMWLSYFQLIYWQKMNHKTIYFDKSYGKWKKSYIIRESK
- a CDS encoding DUF1673 family protein gives rise to the protein MSRESRYINKLMGWCPVCKNMVPKIESPFISENLIPASRKTGNLPEPRTSNVVFPANISLIMIFLMTSFNLLLLLKYLWGMPLFLAVLFLLSCSCYLLALKTYDSAVLVDEVGVHLQAFIFKKLILYNNIKSVTVTRINKKSKKIYIPLIILGFATCGFLSYMAVVKGEWNIFLLFVSLFPFVFITEWKQKTRFWNGNTRLHIKTRHKKWHKWTWASYNSMITDEASATEIKSSIERHL
- a CDS encoding DUF1673 family protein produces the protein MAFSETVRKLMGWCPACKKTTQQTKRFYDFANTATIPGKTVNILEFQTTNVIFSANTFLFILLFVICFNLLMTHVEDISLFLVGLLLLNIPCYLLVLKTFEAAVLVDGSGIHLQAFRLKKLDIPYEEIERITSYRLEKRSKEMSLLLRIGEIAFCGFVVYMAVVKGEWKIPLLLVSLLPLILFAARKQKTQLENLNMQLYIKTKHKKWYEWDSYYSLITDENSAAEIKSSIERHL
- a CDS encoding DUF1673 domain-containing protein; the protein is MSNKTFVFDQIKKLMGWCPNAKALEAETRISSANFEVNDLSGRKKASPTVPSQHSRLDTQLLLLPIFFTPVYTNLFLKGINTETFLLGLSLSLPIYLLGWKKQMHQYDAVKRNPVISPSFRKTFACVLLFLFLGFTLLMAFLPYISSHAAHLLNDQALDSFVSGTLVLMWSFYFQLIYWERKNHMKMYMKRKKGQQKLYVLGEKGEEL